One window of the Larimichthys crocea isolate SSNF unplaced genomic scaffold, L_crocea_2.0 scaffold239, whole genome shotgun sequence genome contains the following:
- the LOC113744833 gene encoding uncharacterized protein LOC113744833 isoform X3, whose amino-acid sequence MLNQPFSEEMEQEYSRRNNFEMVTFQPLNQPFSEEMEQDLLRNNFEMVIRDSPNQPFSEEMEQQDSRRNNIEMVTRESLMPILSAYFETVTEAQWNLLSAGILSSNLEKTLSEMITCIVNSLCKDLFLATLKTCRQRGNLDQNELEEVVDLFNLQIEETLPSSFAEVLNVPAEECLEDLTYPVQQEVAQKFVSLVELAADEKDIEDINIPISTLPQMILIVTTYLKKAVAKLKPCCLRLCCSPGSRKSKGSDGWEGSCQSDDDPAPNLTDSLDDILAQQCLRPDLVERETSSDLSYHSSRTQTPCGDIARLLQSVKDFFTRPDLTTEKTGFAAFQERLFCNFADKKFVHLIEDIKSAIRQTGRVASLSPDISDDDNEEMMDENGSDTVKPATSGQSVQEKINSEIRIFSKDLVNKIYGHVMAGHTYKIPMTGMRRSLSDSVIYRVRRLEDATLHECSPEALYGITEHFMVKFLHDLNIFWIDDNVRHEDAVSELSQFRATQTPRISPLKPIDSLMSEEEDDSVSLPVTSSLTNTIVSLLLVKIIKRAPRKMKRLVENMDISSIINRLSEALMGEISNPVSVRQMKKLNKAVIKGLIKDFGSEKKMLAALVSNDRSFDAAVVKQFKIQQNRPTQKSPVSRFFSALGKIAMGCMCSSGCCSDD is encoded by the exons ATGTTGAACCAACCATTCAGCGAAGAG ATGGAGCAAGAGTATTCCCGCAGGAATAATTTCGAGATGGTCACTTTTCAGCCCCTGAACCAACCATTCAGTGAAGAGATGGAGCAGGATTTACTCAGGAATAATTTCGAGATGGTCATTCGGGATTCCCCGAACCAACCATTCAGTGAAGAGATGGAGCAGCAGGATTCCCGCAGGAATAATATCGAGATGGTCACTCGGGAGTCCCTGATGCCCATCCTAAGTGCTTATTTTGAGACTGTCACCGAGGCACAGTGGAATCTCCTCAGTGCAGGGATTTTGTCCTCGAATCTGGAGAAAACACTGTCCGAAATGATCACATGCATCGTAAACAGCCTCTGCAAAGATCTCTTCCTTGCTACATTGAAGACGTGCAGGCAGCGCGGGAATCTAGATCAGAATGAGCTCGAAGAGGTTGTGGACCTGTTTAACCTGCAGATTGAAGAGACCCTCCCCAGTAGTTTTGCAGAGGTGCTCAATGTACCCGCGGAGGAATGCCTGGAAGATTTAACGTATCCGGTCCAGCAAGAGGTCGCACAAAAGTTTGTGTCCCTTGTGGAGCTGGCCGCAGATGAAAAGGACATTGAGGACATTAATATCCCCATTAGTACTCTGCCACAAATGATTCTTATTGTGACCACATATCTTAAAAAAGCGGTCGCTAAACTCAAGCCATGTTGCCTGAGACTGTGCTGTTCACCGGGCAGCAGGAAATCAAAGGGATCGGATGGATGGGAAGGGTCATGTCAGAGTGACGACGATCCTGCCCCCAACTTGACTGACAGCTTGGATGACATCCTTGCGCAACAATGTTTGAGACCGGACCTGGTAGAGAGGGAAACCTCCTCTGACCTCTCTTACCACTCTTCGCGGACACAGACACCTTGTGGTGATATAGCGCGACTGCTTCAATCAGTGAAAGACTTTTTTACCAGACCGGACCTGACAACAGAGAAGACTGGATTTGCAGCATTTCAGGAGCGCCTCTTTTGCAACTTTGCTGACAAAAAATTTGTGCATCTGATTGAGGACATAAAGAGCGCAATCAGACAAACTGGCAGGGTTGCTTCTTTGTCCCCGGACATCTCTGACGACGACAACGAAGAAATGATGGATGAAAATGGATCTGACACAGTGAAACCTGCAACAAGTGGCCAATCGGTTCAGGAAAAAATCAATTCTGAGATCCGCATCTTTTCCAAGGACTTGGTCAATAAGATCTACGGTCATGTCATGGCTGGTCATACTTACAAAATTCCAATGACTGGGATGAGGAGAAGCCTTTCTGACTCTGTGATCTACAGGGTCAGAAGGTTGGAGGACGCCACGCTCCACGAATGTTCTCCTGAGGCTCTGTACGGCATTACAGAGCATTTCATGGTAAAATTCCTGcatgatttgaacattttctgGATAGATGATAATGTGCGTCACGAGGACGCAGTGTCTGAACTAAGTCAGTTCAGAGCCACGCAGACACCAAGAATCTCTCCTTTGAAGCCTATTGACTCTTTAATGTCTGAAGAGGAAGATGACAGTGTGTCTCTACCAGTTACCTCCTCTTTGACCAACACAATCGTCTCTCTTCTGCTCGTGAAGATAATCAAAAGGGCTCCTCGGAAAATGAAACGGCTTGTTGAGAATATGGACATCTCCAGCATCATCAATCGTCTGTCAGAGGCGCTCATGGGTGAGATCAGCAATCCTGTCTCTGTCAGACAAATGAAAAAGCTCAACAAGGCCGTGATTAAGGGACTAATCAAGGATTTTGGCTCTGAAAAAAAGATGCTGGCTGCACTGGTATCAAACGATAGATCTTTCGATGCCGCTGTTGTGAAACAGTTTAAGATCCAACAGAATCGCCCGACACAGAAGAGTCCAGTCTCCAGGTTCTTCTCGGCTTTGGGAAAAATAGCCATGGGGTGCATGTGCAGTAGCGGGTGCTGCAGCGATGATTAA
- the LOC113744833 gene encoding uncharacterized protein LOC113744833 isoform X1 codes for MLNQPFSEEMEQEYSRRNNFEMLTFQPLNQPFSEEMEQEYSRRNNFEMVTFQPLNQPFSEEMEQDLLRNNFEMVIRDSPNQPFSEEMEQQDSRRNNIEMVTRESLMPILSAYFETVTEAQWNLLSAGILSSNLEKTLSEMITCIVNSLCKDLFLATLKTCRQRGNLDQNELEEVVDLFNLQIEETLPSSFAEVLNVPAEECLEDLTYPVQQEVAQKFVSLVELAADEKDIEDINIPISTLPQMILIVTTYLKKAVAKLKPCCLRLCCSPGSRKSKGSDGWEGSCQSDDDPAPNLTDSLDDILAQQCLRPDLVERETSSDLSYHSSRTQTPCGDIARLLQSVKDFFTRPDLTTEKTGFAAFQERLFCNFADKKFVHLIEDIKSAIRQTGRVASLSPDISDDDNEEMMDENGSDTVKPATSGQSVQEKINSEIRIFSKDLVNKIYGHVMAGHTYKIPMTGMRRSLSDSVIYRVRRLEDATLHECSPEALYGITEHFMVKFLHDLNIFWIDDNVRHEDAVSELSQFRATQTPRISPLKPIDSLMSEEEDDSVSLPVTSSLTNTIVSLLLVKIIKRAPRKMKRLVENMDISSIINRLSEALMGEISNPVSVRQMKKLNKAVIKGLIKDFGSEKKMLAALVSNDRSFDAAVVKQFKIQQNRPTQKSPVSRFFSALGKIAMGCMCSSGCCSDD; via the exons ATGTTGAACCAACCATTCAGCGAAGAG ATGGAGCAAGAGTATTCCCGCAGGAATAATTTCGAGATGCTCACTTTTCAGCCCCTGAACCAACCATTCAGCGAAGAGATGGAGCAAGAGTATTCCCGCAGGAATAATTTCGAGATGGTCACTTTTCAGCCCCTGAACCAACCATTCAGTGAAGAGATGGAGCAGGATTTACTCAGGAATAATTTCGAGATGGTCATTCGGGATTCCCCGAACCAACCATTCAGTGAAGAGATGGAGCAGCAGGATTCCCGCAGGAATAATATCGAGATGGTCACTCGGGAGTCCCTGATGCCCATCCTAAGTGCTTATTTTGAGACTGTCACCGAGGCACAGTGGAATCTCCTCAGTGCAGGGATTTTGTCCTCGAATCTGGAGAAAACACTGTCCGAAATGATCACATGCATCGTAAACAGCCTCTGCAAAGATCTCTTCCTTGCTACATTGAAGACGTGCAGGCAGCGCGGGAATCTAGATCAGAATGAGCTCGAAGAGGTTGTGGACCTGTTTAACCTGCAGATTGAAGAGACCCTCCCCAGTAGTTTTGCAGAGGTGCTCAATGTACCCGCGGAGGAATGCCTGGAAGATTTAACGTATCCGGTCCAGCAAGAGGTCGCACAAAAGTTTGTGTCCCTTGTGGAGCTGGCCGCAGATGAAAAGGACATTGAGGACATTAATATCCCCATTAGTACTCTGCCACAAATGATTCTTATTGTGACCACATATCTTAAAAAAGCGGTCGCTAAACTCAAGCCATGTTGCCTGAGACTGTGCTGTTCACCGGGCAGCAGGAAATCAAAGGGATCGGATGGATGGGAAGGGTCATGTCAGAGTGACGACGATCCTGCCCCCAACTTGACTGACAGCTTGGATGACATCCTTGCGCAACAATGTTTGAGACCGGACCTGGTAGAGAGGGAAACCTCCTCTGACCTCTCTTACCACTCTTCGCGGACACAGACACCTTGTGGTGATATAGCGCGACTGCTTCAATCAGTGAAAGACTTTTTTACCAGACCGGACCTGACAACAGAGAAGACTGGATTTGCAGCATTTCAGGAGCGCCTCTTTTGCAACTTTGCTGACAAAAAATTTGTGCATCTGATTGAGGACATAAAGAGCGCAATCAGACAAACTGGCAGGGTTGCTTCTTTGTCCCCGGACATCTCTGACGACGACAACGAAGAAATGATGGATGAAAATGGATCTGACACAGTGAAACCTGCAACAAGTGGCCAATCGGTTCAGGAAAAAATCAATTCTGAGATCCGCATCTTTTCCAAGGACTTGGTCAATAAGATCTACGGTCATGTCATGGCTGGTCATACTTACAAAATTCCAATGACTGGGATGAGGAGAAGCCTTTCTGACTCTGTGATCTACAGGGTCAGAAGGTTGGAGGACGCCACGCTCCACGAATGTTCTCCTGAGGCTCTGTACGGCATTACAGAGCATTTCATGGTAAAATTCCTGcatgatttgaacattttctgGATAGATGATAATGTGCGTCACGAGGACGCAGTGTCTGAACTAAGTCAGTTCAGAGCCACGCAGACACCAAGAATCTCTCCTTTGAAGCCTATTGACTCTTTAATGTCTGAAGAGGAAGATGACAGTGTGTCTCTACCAGTTACCTCCTCTTTGACCAACACAATCGTCTCTCTTCTGCTCGTGAAGATAATCAAAAGGGCTCCTCGGAAAATGAAACGGCTTGTTGAGAATATGGACATCTCCAGCATCATCAATCGTCTGTCAGAGGCGCTCATGGGTGAGATCAGCAATCCTGTCTCTGTCAGACAAATGAAAAAGCTCAACAAGGCCGTGATTAAGGGACTAATCAAGGATTTTGGCTCTGAAAAAAAGATGCTGGCTGCACTGGTATCAAACGATAGATCTTTCGATGCCGCTGTTGTGAAACAGTTTAAGATCCAACAGAATCGCCCGACACAGAAGAGTCCAGTCTCCAGGTTCTTCTCGGCTTTGGGAAAAATAGCCATGGGGTGCATGTGCAGTAGCGGGTGCTGCAGCGATGATTAA
- the LOC113744833 gene encoding uncharacterized protein LOC113744833 isoform X2 encodes MLNQPFSEEMEQEYSRRDNFEMLTFQPLNQPFSEEMEQEYSRRNNFEMVTFQPLNQPFSEEMEQDLLRNNFEMVIRDSPNQPFSEEMEQQDSRRNNIEMVTRESLMPILSAYFETVTEAQWNLLSAGILSSNLEKTLSEMITCIVNSLCKDLFLATLKTCRQRGNLDQNELEEVVDLFNLQIEETLPSSFAEVLNVPAEECLEDLTYPVQQEVAQKFVSLVELAADEKDIEDINIPISTLPQMILIVTTYLKKAVAKLKPCCLRLCCSPGSRKSKGSDGWEGSCQSDDDPAPNLTDSLDDILAQQCLRPDLVERETSSDLSYHSSRTQTPCGDIARLLQSVKDFFTRPDLTTEKTGFAAFQERLFCNFADKKFVHLIEDIKSAIRQTGRVASLSPDISDDDNEEMMDENGSDTVKPATSGQSVQEKINSEIRIFSKDLVNKIYGHVMAGHTYKIPMTGMRRSLSDSVIYRVRRLEDATLHECSPEALYGITEHFMVKFLHDLNIFWIDDNVRHEDAVSELSQFRATQTPRISPLKPIDSLMSEEEDDSVSLPVTSSLTNTIVSLLLVKIIKRAPRKMKRLVENMDISSIINRLSEALMGEISNPVSVRQMKKLNKAVIKGLIKDFGSEKKMLAALVSNDRSFDAAVVKQFKIQQNRPTQKSPVSRFFSALGKIAMGCMCSSGCCSDD; translated from the exons ATGTTGAACCAACCATTCAGCGAAGAGATGGAGCAAGAGTATTCCCGCAGGGATAATTTCGAGATG CTCACTTTTCAGCCCCTGAACCAACCATTCAGCGAAGAGATGGAGCAAGAGTATTCCCGCAGGAATAATTTCGAGATGGTCACTTTTCAGCCCCTGAACCAACCATTCAGTGAAGAGATGGAGCAGGATTTACTCAGGAATAATTTCGAGATGGTCATTCGGGATTCCCCGAACCAACCATTCAGTGAAGAGATGGAGCAGCAGGATTCCCGCAGGAATAATATCGAGATGGTCACTCGGGAGTCCCTGATGCCCATCCTAAGTGCTTATTTTGAGACTGTCACCGAGGCACAGTGGAATCTCCTCAGTGCAGGGATTTTGTCCTCGAATCTGGAGAAAACACTGTCCGAAATGATCACATGCATCGTAAACAGCCTCTGCAAAGATCTCTTCCTTGCTACATTGAAGACGTGCAGGCAGCGCGGGAATCTAGATCAGAATGAGCTCGAAGAGGTTGTGGACCTGTTTAACCTGCAGATTGAAGAGACCCTCCCCAGTAGTTTTGCAGAGGTGCTCAATGTACCCGCGGAGGAATGCCTGGAAGATTTAACGTATCCGGTCCAGCAAGAGGTCGCACAAAAGTTTGTGTCCCTTGTGGAGCTGGCCGCAGATGAAAAGGACATTGAGGACATTAATATCCCCATTAGTACTCTGCCACAAATGATTCTTATTGTGACCACATATCTTAAAAAAGCGGTCGCTAAACTCAAGCCATGTTGCCTGAGACTGTGCTGTTCACCGGGCAGCAGGAAATCAAAGGGATCGGATGGATGGGAAGGGTCATGTCAGAGTGACGACGATCCTGCCCCCAACTTGACTGACAGCTTGGATGACATCCTTGCGCAACAATGTTTGAGACCGGACCTGGTAGAGAGGGAAACCTCCTCTGACCTCTCTTACCACTCTTCGCGGACACAGACACCTTGTGGTGATATAGCGCGACTGCTTCAATCAGTGAAAGACTTTTTTACCAGACCGGACCTGACAACAGAGAAGACTGGATTTGCAGCATTTCAGGAGCGCCTCTTTTGCAACTTTGCTGACAAAAAATTTGTGCATCTGATTGAGGACATAAAGAGCGCAATCAGACAAACTGGCAGGGTTGCTTCTTTGTCCCCGGACATCTCTGACGACGACAACGAAGAAATGATGGATGAAAATGGATCTGACACAGTGAAACCTGCAACAAGTGGCCAATCGGTTCAGGAAAAAATCAATTCTGAGATCCGCATCTTTTCCAAGGACTTGGTCAATAAGATCTACGGTCATGTCATGGCTGGTCATACTTACAAAATTCCAATGACTGGGATGAGGAGAAGCCTTTCTGACTCTGTGATCTACAGGGTCAGAAGGTTGGAGGACGCCACGCTCCACGAATGTTCTCCTGAGGCTCTGTACGGCATTACAGAGCATTTCATGGTAAAATTCCTGcatgatttgaacattttctgGATAGATGATAATGTGCGTCACGAGGACGCAGTGTCTGAACTAAGTCAGTTCAGAGCCACGCAGACACCAAGAATCTCTCCTTTGAAGCCTATTGACTCTTTAATGTCTGAAGAGGAAGATGACAGTGTGTCTCTACCAGTTACCTCCTCTTTGACCAACACAATCGTCTCTCTTCTGCTCGTGAAGATAATCAAAAGGGCTCCTCGGAAAATGAAACGGCTTGTTGAGAATATGGACATCTCCAGCATCATCAATCGTCTGTCAGAGGCGCTCATGGGTGAGATCAGCAATCCTGTCTCTGTCAGACAAATGAAAAAGCTCAACAAGGCCGTGATTAAGGGACTAATCAAGGATTTTGGCTCTGAAAAAAAGATGCTGGCTGCACTGGTATCAAACGATAGATCTTTCGATGCCGCTGTTGTGAAACAGTTTAAGATCCAACAGAATCGCCCGACACAGAAGAGTCCAGTCTCCAGGTTCTTCTCGGCTTTGGGAAAAATAGCCATGGGGTGCATGTGCAGTAGCGGGTGCTGCAGCGATGATTAA